From Sparus aurata chromosome 9, fSpaAur1.1, whole genome shotgun sequence, a single genomic window includes:
- the LOC115587671 gene encoding FERM and PDZ domain-containing protein 4-like isoform X4 — MDPDDNELGIFTVIHHRTKSSGWPPPSGTWSASQGPPNGWDMGTSREGRDCYINHVSQSNSLEEVRLEGDKFVPPAPRKVEMRRDPVLGFGFVAGSEKPVVVRSVTPGGPSEGKLIPGDEIIMINDEPVSSAPRERVIDLVRYDNTLRSCKESILLTVVQPYPSPKSAFISAAKKAKLKTNPVKVRFAEEVIINGQVPETVKDNSLLFMPNVLKVYLENGQTKSFKFDSNTSIKDVILTLQEKLSIKSIEHFSLMLEQRAEGTASKLMLLHEQEMLTQVTQRPGSHKMKCFFRITFVPKDPVDLLRRDAVAFEYLYVQSCNDVVLERFGSELKYDTALHLAALQMYILTINTKQSQKVSLKYIEKEWGLALFLPPAVLSSMKEKNIKKALTHILKTNQNLVPPGKKLTALQAKVHYLKYLSDLRLYGGRVFKSTLISLSFPLQQGEKHTEVTLLVGPKYGISHVINTKTNLVALLADFSHVNRIEMYTEDENRVRVELHVLDVKPITLLMESVDAMNLACLTAGYYRLLVDSRRSIFNVAKNTDSLETSHAARVKQNYQAIECTYSTPNKGCEDRNNQRCSQDYSDQECEYLDHGRYEGQPVYVTEIHQAHSMHMAERVECCRIPCSQTYLNVPRTKPQDSSRSAKVSFIFGDPPLDSVNPQNLGYQRLMDEGPENLDNHSPMYRRLEEDYKMMDAIEDGDGYQYSTKIFGPTECIEEPLLHDICYAETTDDAEDEDDISCEEDMVMSDIDKPMLLSLSGSSDDIIDLTSLPPPPEGNDEEDSDVLLHSLNLAIAAPPPGFRDSSDEEEQQQGAGGRAPAARNDIPVSVIDSVPTHRAEGHGEPLNDAVVSTLQALEALAASEEQSPAQSESSTGVEISRAFSPESSDSGNETNSSEMTESSELATAQRHSENHLRMHVAMTEGYHAVNEDKTEVTATSDGGAAAMQYNPQEHQEEEAKSAVASSQIFHSDGGEMEPETMEIKSVSEYFTKMHIGSVMSRQRGKHGIQGDTCESSGRSHVMPHDSAKEEPPHLVGKYNAFTVRDSYYMNQLDLGRTHLKDRHQKWQQRVPGNKMAENLPPECVNDSQASHADRLTVKGEKQDSDEKSQHLNLRSPSKGSVSAEGDAASQDNQQQQIKIPPSEQDLARLYEYHVSKRMSSIQSEGVHSLQSSQCSSIDAGCSTGSSSCVTPMDSPLCATDNMHVLSESSLKGLSYVTAEERASGPIGQGKVGHPMDPTLLRKIHAATSAEPGFTITRDSSHRMPKIKETTACTQLKKVGEESSLALCTETTTTTMSPPSLRSSTEPAGLTQVSPEPDPHALAFPSSASSCDPTSGSLRKPRRVPLLRRSWSTIMPGSRSLEALIDKTKATLSGKSRGQNFQSQDPPKVQRIFSAKTLPKSFSQGSVASSSSDRKLLRGPSLLLSPAPKLDAGTWRCHGPFSDCFLRRKTNTDENREIPSHPLFSVSSVSFSRKGNMKAACKTGRSNTVMSDTSLKARLARVNSMKGKTYSLHTGFALARKDALEIASVLRSGVCHSCRGERQEVNEADMDGFSQLLFMQAKVLSSACSQMAAEYGSPEELLLTLTHSFHTLCCLTQACMSLVEGLSRESERRSVVAKVDEVVMNYVCLLKAAEVASGRSPSDQSVNALTHHSATMSAIINTLTHSLKTLLDK; from the exons ATGGACCCAGACGACAATGAACTCGGCATCTTCACTGTCATTCA CCACAGGACCAAATCCTCCGGCTGGCCGCCCCCGTCAGGGACCTGGAGCGCTTCGCAGGGACCCCCCAATGGCTGGGACATGGGCACCAGTAGAGAGGGGCGTGACTGCTACATCAA CCACGTCTCCCAGAGCAACTCCCTGGAGGAGGTCCGTCTGGAAGGGGACAAGTTTGTGCCACCAGCGCCCCGGAAGGTGGAGATGAGACGAGACCCAGTGCTTGGCTTTGGATTTGTGGCTGGCAGTGAGAAACCTGTGGTGGTCCGCTCAGTAACACCAG GGGGCCCATCAGAAGGCAAGCTGATCCCAGGGGACGAGATCATCATGATTAATGATGAGCCAGTCAGTTCAGCACCCAGGGAGAGGGTTATTGACCTTGTCAGGTATGACAACACACTAAG GAGCTGCAAGGAGTCCATATTGTTGACCGTTGTTCAGCCGTACCCA TCACCCAAATCGGCATTCATCAGCGCAGCCAAAAAGGCCAAGTTAAAGACTAACCCTGTTAAAGTGCGCTTCGCTGAGGAGGTCATCATCAATGGCCAGGTCCCC GAAACGGTGAAGGACAACTCTCTTCTTTTTATGCCAAATGTTCTGAAGGTGTACCTGGAGAATGGGCAGACTAAATCATTTAAATTCGACAGCAACACATCCATTAAG GATGTCATCTTGACCCTGCAAGAAAAGCTATCCATTAAGAGCATCGAGCACTTCTCTCTGATGCTGGAGCAAAGAGCTGAGGGAACCGCCAGCAAACTAATGCTCCTGCATGAGCAGGAGATGCTAACTCAG GTGACACAGAGGCCAGGGTCACACAAGATGAAGTGCTTTTTCCGCATCACTTTTGTCCCAAAGGATCCTGTGGACCTGCTTAGGAGAGACGCAGTAGCATTTGAGTACCTCTATGTTCAG AGCTGTAACGACGTGGTATTGGAGAGATTTGGGTCAGAGCTGAAATACGACACGGCCCTCCATCTGGCTGCTCTGCAAATGTATATTCTAACCATCAATACCAAGCAGTCCCAGAAAGTGTCCCTCAAGTATATTGA GAAGGAGTGGGGTCTGGCATTGTTCCTGCCTCCTGCTGTGCTCTCTAGCATGAAAGAGAAGAACATCAAAAAAGCTCTCACTCACATCCTCAAAACCAACCAGAACCTGGTGCCGCCTGGTAAAAAG CTGACTGCCTTGCAGGCAAAGGTCCATTATCTGAAGTATCTCAGTGACTTGAGGCTGTACGGAGGACGGGTGTTTAAATCCACACTAATT tctctctctttccctttgcAGCAAGGCGAGAAGCACACAGAGGTGACGCTGCTGGTCGGGCCCAAATACGGCATCAGCCATGTGATTAACACCAAAACAAACCTGGTAGCACTTCTGGCTGATTTCAGTCACGTCAACCGCATTGAGATgtacacagaggatgagaacaGGGTCAGAGTGGAATTACACGTTCTGGACGTAAAG CCCATCACTCTCTTAATGGAGTCCGTTGATGCAATGAATCTGGCCTGTTTGACTGCTGGCTACTATAGATTACTGGTGGACTCCCGGCGCTCCATCTTCAACGTGgccaaaaacacagacagcctGGAAACAA GCCATGCTGCGAGAGTAAAGCAGAACTACCAGGCCATCGAGTGCACATACAGCACACCAAATAAAGGATGTGAAGACAGAAACAACCAGAGGTGCAGCCAAGACTATTCTGATCAGGAGTGTGAATACCTTGACCACGGGAGATATGAGGGCCAGCCGGTCTACGTGACTGAGATCCACCAGGCCCACTCGATGCACATGGCGGAGAGAGTGGAGTGCTGCAGAATCCCTTGCTCTCAAACTTACCTCAACGTCCCGAGAACCAAACCCCAAGACTCTTCCAGGAGTGCAAAGGTCTCCTTCATTTTTGGAGATCCCCCCTTAGACAGTGTAAACCCCCAGAATCTGGGATACCAGCGATTGATGGATGAGGGCCCAGAGAATCTAGACAATCACAGCCCCATGTACAGGCGTCTTGAGGAGGACTATAAGATGATGGATGCCATAGAAGATGGCGACGGGTATCAGTACTCCACCAAAATCTTTGGGCCTACCGAGTGCATCGAGGAGCCGCTGCTGCACGACATCTGCTACGCCGAGACGACAGATGACGCAGAGGATGAGGATGACATCAGCTGCGAGGAGGACATGGTGATGAGTGACATTGACAAGCCTATGCTGCTCTCGCTCTCAGGGTCCAGCGATGACATCATTGACTtgacctccctccctcccccaccGGAGGGGAATGACGAGGAGGACAGTGACGTACTGCTGCACTCTCTTAACCTGGCCATCGCTGCTCCTCCTCCCGGCTTCAGGGACAGCTCAGacgaggaggagcagcagcaagGGGCTGGGGGTCGGGCCCCGGCGGCCCGCAATGATATCCCAGTGTCTGTCATAGATTCAGTGCCCACCCACAGGGCAGAGGGCCATGGAGAGCCGCTGAACGATGCAGTGGTGTCCACCTTACAGGCACTCGAGGCCCTCGCTGCGTCTGAGGAACAGAGTCCAGCACAGTCCGAGAGTAGCACAG GTGTAGAAATATCTCGAGCGTTTAGCCCTGAGTCCTCAGATTCTGGCAACGAGACAAATTCCTCCGAGATGACGGAGAGCTCTGAGCTAGCCACTGCTCAGAGACACTCTGAGAACCACCTGAGGATGCATGTAGCCATGACAGAGGGGTACCACGCCGTAAATGAAGACAAGACAGAGGTCACCGCAACTAGTGATGGCGGTGCGGCAGCTATGCAGTACAATCCCCAGgagcatcaggaggaggaggcaaaATCAGCCGTCGCCTCCTCCCAGATTTTTCACTCAGATGGCGGTGAGATGGAGCCGGAGACGATGGAAATAAAATCGGTGAGTGAATACTTCACCAAGATGCACATAGGCTCAGTAATgagcaggcagagagggaaGCACGGAATCCAAGGAGATACCTGTGAATCCTCCGGTAGATCTCACGTGATGCCTCACGACTCGGCTAAAGAGGAGCCCCCTCACCTTGTTGGGAAGTATAACGCGTTCACTGTGAGAGATTCCTATTACATGAATCAACTCGATCTGGGGCGAACTCACTTGAAAGACAGGCATCAAAAATGGCAGCAGAGAGTGCCTGGAaacaaaatggcagaaaatCTCCCTCCAGAATGTGTGAATGACTCACAGGCTTCCCACGCAGACAGGTTGACCGTCAAGGGAGAGAAACAGGACTCAGATGAAAAAAGCCAACACTTAAATCTGCGCTCGCCATCCAAAGGTTCGGTCTCTGCCGAGGGAGACGCCGCTTCACAAGAtaatcagcagcagcaaattAAGATCCCGCCATCTGAGCAAGACCTCGCACGGTTGTATGAATACCACGTGAGCAAGCGCATGTCGTCGATACAGAGTGAGGGCGTTCATTCTCTCCAAAGCTCACAGTGTTCCTCGATCGACGCCGGTTGTagcacaggcagcagcagctgtgtcacTCCCATGGATTCTCCCCTTTGTGCCACAGACAATATGCATGTACTGTCCGAGTCCTCGCTCAAGGGGCTGAGTTATGTAACGGCCGAGGAGAGAGCTTCTGGGCCCATCGGTCAGGGGAAGGTTGGCCATCCCATGGACCCGACCCTGCTGAGGAAGATCCACGCAGCCACCAGTGCTGAGCCTGGGTTCACCATTACACGGGACAGCAGTCACAGAATGCCCAAGATTAAAGAAACCACAG CTTGCACACAGCTGAAGAAGGTTGGGGAAGAGTCATCTTTAGCTCTCTGTACTgagaccaccaccacaaccatgTCACCGCCATCATTAAGAAGTAGCACAGAGCCCGCCGGGCTAACACAGGTCAGTCCCGAGCCCGACCCTCATGCCCTGGCATTCCCTTCAAGCGCATCTTCATGCGACCCAACATCAGGCAGCCTCAGGAAGCCACGCAGGGTCCCGTTGctcaggaggagctggagcacCATAATGCCAGGTTCCAGGAGCTTAGAAGCACTGATAGATAAGACCAAAGCCACACTTAGTGGGAAGAGTCGCGGTCAGAATTTCCAGTCTCAAGATCCCCCAAAAGTGCAGAGGATATTCTCTGCCAAAACCTTGCCCAAAAGCTTTTCCCAGGGTTCAGTCGCGTCTAGTTCATCCGATAGAAAGCTGCTAAGAGGACCCTCCCTCTTGCTGTCCCCAGCCCCGAAGCTGGATGCAGGTACGTGGAGGTGCCATGGACCGTTCAGTGACTGTTTCCTACGgagaaagacaaacactgatgaaaacagagagattCCCTCGCATCCTCTGTTCTCTGTCAGCTCGGTTTCTTTCAGTCGCAAGGGGAACATGAAAGCTGCCTGTAAGACTGGGCGGAGCAACACGGTGATGAGCGACACGAGCCTTAAAGCAAGGCTAGCTCGTGTAAATTCCATGAAAGGAAAAACCTACAGCCTTCACACAGGCTTTGCACTTGCACGGAAGGATGCCTTAGAGATAGCCAGCGTGTTGCGTTCCGGCGTCTGTCACTCGTGCAGAGGCGAGAGGCAGGAGGTGAACGAGGCCGACATGGACGGATTCTCCCAGCTGCTCTTTATGCAGGCCAAGGTGCTGAGCAGCGCCTGCAGTCAGATGGCCGCGGAGTATGGCAGCCCAGAGGAGTTACTGCTCACTCTGACACACAGCTTCCACACGCTCTGCTGCCTGACGCAGGCCTGCATGTCACTCGTGGAAGGCCTGAGCAGGGAGAGTGAGCGGCGCTCGGTGGTAGCCAAGGTGGATGAGGTCGTCATGAACTACGTGTGTCTGCTGAAAGCTGCTGAGGTGGCTTCGGGACGCTCCCCCAGTGACCAAAGTGTGAATGCATTGACACATCACTCTGCCACCATGTCTGCTATTATAAACACACTAACTCactcactgaaaacactgctcGACAAATAA
- the LOC115587671 gene encoding FERM and PDZ domain-containing protein 4-like isoform X8 gives MDVFSFVKMPKLSGHRTKSSGWPPPSGTWSASQGPPNGWDMGTSREGRDCYINHVSQSNSLEEVRLEGDKFVPPAPRKVEMRRDPVLGFGFVAGSEKPVVVRSVTPGGPSEGKLIPGDEIIMINDEPVSSAPRERVIDLVRSCKESILLTVVQPYPSPKSAFISAAKKAKLKTNPVKVRFAEEVIINGQVPETVKDNSLLFMPNVLKVYLENGQTKSFKFDSNTSIKDVILTLQEKLSIKSIEHFSLMLEQRAEGTASKLMLLHEQEMLTQVTQRPGSHKMKCFFRITFVPKDPVDLLRRDAVAFEYLYVQSCNDVVLERFGSELKYDTALHLAALQMYILTINTKQSQKVSLKYIEKEWGLALFLPPAVLSSMKEKNIKKALTHILKTNQNLVPPGKKLTALQAKVHYLKYLSDLRLYGGRVFKSTLIQGEKHTEVTLLVGPKYGISHVINTKTNLVALLADFSHVNRIEMYTEDENRVRVELHVLDVKPITLLMESVDAMNLACLTAGYYRLLVDSRRSIFNVAKNTDSLETSHAARVKQNYQAIECTYSTPNKGCEDRNNQRCSQDYSDQECEYLDHGRYEGQPVYVTEIHQAHSMHMAERVECCRIPCSQTYLNVPRTKPQDSSRSAKVSFIFGDPPLDSVNPQNLGYQRLMDEGPENLDNHSPMYRRLEEDYKMMDAIEDGDGYQYSTKIFGPTECIEEPLLHDICYAETTDDAEDEDDISCEEDMVMSDIDKPMLLSLSGSSDDIIDLTSLPPPPEGNDEEDSDVLLHSLNLAIAAPPPGFRDSSDEEEQQQGAGGRAPAARNDIPVSVIDSVPTHRAEGHGEPLNDAVVSTLQALEALAASEEQSPAQSESSTGVEISRAFSPESSDSGNETNSSEMTESSELATAQRHSENHLRMHVAMTEGYHAVNEDKTEVTATSDGGAAAMQYNPQEHQEEEAKSAVASSQIFHSDGGEMEPETMEIKSVSEYFTKMHIGSVMSRQRGKHGIQGDTCESSGRSHVMPHDSAKEEPPHLVGKYNAFTVRDSYYMNQLDLGRTHLKDRHQKWQQRVPGNKMAENLPPECVNDSQASHADRLTVKGEKQDSDEKSQHLNLRSPSKGSVSAEGDAASQDNQQQQIKIPPSEQDLARLYEYHVSKRMSSIQSEGVHSLQSSQCSSIDAGCSTGSSSCVTPMDSPLCATDNMHVLSESSLKGLSYVTAEERASGPIGQGKVGHPMDPTLLRKIHAATSAEPGFTITRDSSHRMPKIKETTACTQLKKVGEESSLALCTETTTTTMSPPSLRSSTEPAGLTQVSPEPDPHALAFPSSASSCDPTSGSLRKPRRVPLLRRSWSTIMPGSRSLEALIDKTKATLSGKSRGQNFQSQDPPKVQRIFSAKTLPKSFSQGSVASSSSDRKLLRGPSLLLSPAPKLDAGTWRCHGPFSDCFLRRKTNTDENREIPSHPLFSVSSVSFSRKGNMKAACKTGRSNTVMSDTSLKARLARVNSMKGKTYSLHTGFALARKDALEIASVLRSGVCHSCRGERQEVNEADMDGFSQLLFMQAKVLSSACSQMAAEYGSPEELLLTLTHSFHTLCCLTQACMSLVEGLSRESERRSVVAKVDEVVMNYVCLLKAAEVASGRSPSDQSVNALTHHSATMSAIINTLTHSLKTLLDK, from the exons ATGGATGTGTTCAGCTTTGTGAAGATGCCAAAGCTGTCAGG CCACAGGACCAAATCCTCCGGCTGGCCGCCCCCGTCAGGGACCTGGAGCGCTTCGCAGGGACCCCCCAATGGCTGGGACATGGGCACCAGTAGAGAGGGGCGTGACTGCTACATCAA CCACGTCTCCCAGAGCAACTCCCTGGAGGAGGTCCGTCTGGAAGGGGACAAGTTTGTGCCACCAGCGCCCCGGAAGGTGGAGATGAGACGAGACCCAGTGCTTGGCTTTGGATTTGTGGCTGGCAGTGAGAAACCTGTGGTGGTCCGCTCAGTAACACCAG GGGGCCCATCAGAAGGCAAGCTGATCCCAGGGGACGAGATCATCATGATTAATGATGAGCCAGTCAGTTCAGCACCCAGGGAGAGGGTTATTGACCTTGTCAG GAGCTGCAAGGAGTCCATATTGTTGACCGTTGTTCAGCCGTACCCA TCACCCAAATCGGCATTCATCAGCGCAGCCAAAAAGGCCAAGTTAAAGACTAACCCTGTTAAAGTGCGCTTCGCTGAGGAGGTCATCATCAATGGCCAGGTCCCC GAAACGGTGAAGGACAACTCTCTTCTTTTTATGCCAAATGTTCTGAAGGTGTACCTGGAGAATGGGCAGACTAAATCATTTAAATTCGACAGCAACACATCCATTAAG GATGTCATCTTGACCCTGCAAGAAAAGCTATCCATTAAGAGCATCGAGCACTTCTCTCTGATGCTGGAGCAAAGAGCTGAGGGAACCGCCAGCAAACTAATGCTCCTGCATGAGCAGGAGATGCTAACTCAG GTGACACAGAGGCCAGGGTCACACAAGATGAAGTGCTTTTTCCGCATCACTTTTGTCCCAAAGGATCCTGTGGACCTGCTTAGGAGAGACGCAGTAGCATTTGAGTACCTCTATGTTCAG AGCTGTAACGACGTGGTATTGGAGAGATTTGGGTCAGAGCTGAAATACGACACGGCCCTCCATCTGGCTGCTCTGCAAATGTATATTCTAACCATCAATACCAAGCAGTCCCAGAAAGTGTCCCTCAAGTATATTGA GAAGGAGTGGGGTCTGGCATTGTTCCTGCCTCCTGCTGTGCTCTCTAGCATGAAAGAGAAGAACATCAAAAAAGCTCTCACTCACATCCTCAAAACCAACCAGAACCTGGTGCCGCCTGGTAAAAAG CTGACTGCCTTGCAGGCAAAGGTCCATTATCTGAAGTATCTCAGTGACTTGAGGCTGTACGGAGGACGGGTGTTTAAATCCACACTAATT CAAGGCGAGAAGCACACAGAGGTGACGCTGCTGGTCGGGCCCAAATACGGCATCAGCCATGTGATTAACACCAAAACAAACCTGGTAGCACTTCTGGCTGATTTCAGTCACGTCAACCGCATTGAGATgtacacagaggatgagaacaGGGTCAGAGTGGAATTACACGTTCTGGACGTAAAG CCCATCACTCTCTTAATGGAGTCCGTTGATGCAATGAATCTGGCCTGTTTGACTGCTGGCTACTATAGATTACTGGTGGACTCCCGGCGCTCCATCTTCAACGTGgccaaaaacacagacagcctGGAAACAA GCCATGCTGCGAGAGTAAAGCAGAACTACCAGGCCATCGAGTGCACATACAGCACACCAAATAAAGGATGTGAAGACAGAAACAACCAGAGGTGCAGCCAAGACTATTCTGATCAGGAGTGTGAATACCTTGACCACGGGAGATATGAGGGCCAGCCGGTCTACGTGACTGAGATCCACCAGGCCCACTCGATGCACATGGCGGAGAGAGTGGAGTGCTGCAGAATCCCTTGCTCTCAAACTTACCTCAACGTCCCGAGAACCAAACCCCAAGACTCTTCCAGGAGTGCAAAGGTCTCCTTCATTTTTGGAGATCCCCCCTTAGACAGTGTAAACCCCCAGAATCTGGGATACCAGCGATTGATGGATGAGGGCCCAGAGAATCTAGACAATCACAGCCCCATGTACAGGCGTCTTGAGGAGGACTATAAGATGATGGATGCCATAGAAGATGGCGACGGGTATCAGTACTCCACCAAAATCTTTGGGCCTACCGAGTGCATCGAGGAGCCGCTGCTGCACGACATCTGCTACGCCGAGACGACAGATGACGCAGAGGATGAGGATGACATCAGCTGCGAGGAGGACATGGTGATGAGTGACATTGACAAGCCTATGCTGCTCTCGCTCTCAGGGTCCAGCGATGACATCATTGACTtgacctccctccctcccccaccGGAGGGGAATGACGAGGAGGACAGTGACGTACTGCTGCACTCTCTTAACCTGGCCATCGCTGCTCCTCCTCCCGGCTTCAGGGACAGCTCAGacgaggaggagcagcagcaagGGGCTGGGGGTCGGGCCCCGGCGGCCCGCAATGATATCCCAGTGTCTGTCATAGATTCAGTGCCCACCCACAGGGCAGAGGGCCATGGAGAGCCGCTGAACGATGCAGTGGTGTCCACCTTACAGGCACTCGAGGCCCTCGCTGCGTCTGAGGAACAGAGTCCAGCACAGTCCGAGAGTAGCACAG GTGTAGAAATATCTCGAGCGTTTAGCCCTGAGTCCTCAGATTCTGGCAACGAGACAAATTCCTCCGAGATGACGGAGAGCTCTGAGCTAGCCACTGCTCAGAGACACTCTGAGAACCACCTGAGGATGCATGTAGCCATGACAGAGGGGTACCACGCCGTAAATGAAGACAAGACAGAGGTCACCGCAACTAGTGATGGCGGTGCGGCAGCTATGCAGTACAATCCCCAGgagcatcaggaggaggaggcaaaATCAGCCGTCGCCTCCTCCCAGATTTTTCACTCAGATGGCGGTGAGATGGAGCCGGAGACGATGGAAATAAAATCGGTGAGTGAATACTTCACCAAGATGCACATAGGCTCAGTAATgagcaggcagagagggaaGCACGGAATCCAAGGAGATACCTGTGAATCCTCCGGTAGATCTCACGTGATGCCTCACGACTCGGCTAAAGAGGAGCCCCCTCACCTTGTTGGGAAGTATAACGCGTTCACTGTGAGAGATTCCTATTACATGAATCAACTCGATCTGGGGCGAACTCACTTGAAAGACAGGCATCAAAAATGGCAGCAGAGAGTGCCTGGAaacaaaatggcagaaaatCTCCCTCCAGAATGTGTGAATGACTCACAGGCTTCCCACGCAGACAGGTTGACCGTCAAGGGAGAGAAACAGGACTCAGATGAAAAAAGCCAACACTTAAATCTGCGCTCGCCATCCAAAGGTTCGGTCTCTGCCGAGGGAGACGCCGCTTCACAAGAtaatcagcagcagcaaattAAGATCCCGCCATCTGAGCAAGACCTCGCACGGTTGTATGAATACCACGTGAGCAAGCGCATGTCGTCGATACAGAGTGAGGGCGTTCATTCTCTCCAAAGCTCACAGTGTTCCTCGATCGACGCCGGTTGTagcacaggcagcagcagctgtgtcacTCCCATGGATTCTCCCCTTTGTGCCACAGACAATATGCATGTACTGTCCGAGTCCTCGCTCAAGGGGCTGAGTTATGTAACGGCCGAGGAGAGAGCTTCTGGGCCCATCGGTCAGGGGAAGGTTGGCCATCCCATGGACCCGACCCTGCTGAGGAAGATCCACGCAGCCACCAGTGCTGAGCCTGGGTTCACCATTACACGGGACAGCAGTCACAGAATGCCCAAGATTAAAGAAACCACAG CTTGCACACAGCTGAAGAAGGTTGGGGAAGAGTCATCTTTAGCTCTCTGTACTgagaccaccaccacaaccatgTCACCGCCATCATTAAGAAGTAGCACAGAGCCCGCCGGGCTAACACAGGTCAGTCCCGAGCCCGACCCTCATGCCCTGGCATTCCCTTCAAGCGCATCTTCATGCGACCCAACATCAGGCAGCCTCAGGAAGCCACGCAGGGTCCCGTTGctcaggaggagctggagcacCATAATGCCAGGTTCCAGGAGCTTAGAAGCACTGATAGATAAGACCAAAGCCACACTTAGTGGGAAGAGTCGCGGTCAGAATTTCCAGTCTCAAGATCCCCCAAAAGTGCAGAGGATATTCTCTGCCAAAACCTTGCCCAAAAGCTTTTCCCAGGGTTCAGTCGCGTCTAGTTCATCCGATAGAAAGCTGCTAAGAGGACCCTCCCTCTTGCTGTCCCCAGCCCCGAAGCTGGATGCAGGTACGTGGAGGTGCCATGGACCGTTCAGTGACTGTTTCCTACGgagaaagacaaacactgatgaaaacagagagattCCCTCGCATCCTCTGTTCTCTGTCAGCTCGGTTTCTTTCAGTCGCAAGGGGAACATGAAAGCTGCCTGTAAGACTGGGCGGAGCAACACGGTGATGAGCGACACGAGCCTTAAAGCAAGGCTAGCTCGTGTAAATTCCATGAAAGGAAAAACCTACAGCCTTCACACAGGCTTTGCACTTGCACGGAAGGATGCCTTAGAGATAGCCAGCGTGTTGCGTTCCGGCGTCTGTCACTCGTGCAGAGGCGAGAGGCAGGAGGTGAACGAGGCCGACATGGACGGATTCTCCCAGCTGCTCTTTATGCAGGCCAAGGTGCTGAGCAGCGCCTGCAGTCAGATGGCCGCGGAGTATGGCAGCCCAGAGGAGTTACTGCTCACTCTGACACACAGCTTCCACACGCTCTGCTGCCTGACGCAGGCCTGCATGTCACTCGTGGAAGGCCTGAGCAGGGAGAGTGAGCGGCGCTCGGTGGTAGCCAAGGTGGATGAGGTCGTCATGAACTACGTGTGTCTGCTGAAAGCTGCTGAGGTGGCTTCGGGACGCTCCCCCAGTGACCAAAGTGTGAATGCATTGACACATCACTCTGCCACCATGTCTGCTATTATAAACACACTAACTCactcactgaaaacactgctcGACAAATAA